A region from the Pelobates fuscus isolate aPelFus1 chromosome 3, aPelFus1.pri, whole genome shotgun sequence genome encodes:
- the LOC134601954 gene encoding olfactory receptor 1E16-like, with product MSFDRYVAICKPLRYTTIMTFKLQLHIVTICWVLGCLLVFLNYIFLTKLDFCDSNIIDYFYCDIAPVADIACSDTTVVELVAFMTSTPLVLSPFAFIIGTYVSIVLTILKIQSTSGRHKAFSTCSSHLTVVCVYYGTLAVNYTFPRSDHSVNINKGLSLTYMVVTPFFNPIVYSLRNRDIRRAIENTFLGIRGIIFFQ from the coding sequence ATGTCCTTTGATCGATACGTTGCCATCTGCAAACCCTTACGTTATACAACTATCATGACCTTCAAACTTCAGCTTCATATTGTCACCATATGTTGGGTTCTGGGATGTCTACTAGTTTTTCTTAACTACATTTTCTTAACCAAACTGGATTTCTGTGACTCCAACATCATTGACTATTTTTACTGTGATATAGCTCCAGTTGCAGATATCGCTTGCTCTGATACGACAGTTGTAGAATTAGTGGCCTTTATGACGTCTACTCCTCTTGTTCTGTCTCCATTTGCATTTATCATTGGCACCTATGTATCCATTGTTCTCACTATTCTCAAAATTCAGTCAACAAGTGGGAGACACAAAGCCTTTTCTACCTGTAGCTCTCAcctgactgtagtgtgtgtgtactatGGCACTTTAGCAGTAAATTATACATTTCCACGCAGTGATCACTCTGTAAATATTAACAAGGGTCTTTCCTTGACGTACATGGTGGTAACCCCATTCTTCAACCCAATTGTCTACAGCTTGAGAAATCGGGACATCAGAAGAGCCATAGAGAACACTTTCTTGGGAATTCGGGGCATTATATTTTTTCAGTAA